In Pseudophryne corroboree isolate aPseCor3 chromosome 3, aPseCor3.hap2, whole genome shotgun sequence, a genomic segment contains:
- the LOC135054762 gene encoding gastrula zinc finger protein XlCGF57.1-like isoform X1, which produces MYTPIYHEQNTSSHIKEESASCEGGDLTDADMYTTTGHTQYTSTHIMEEPVSCDGGDLTHTDMYTPTYHTQYTSTHSKEEPVSCDGGDLAHTDMYTPTGHTQYTSTHIKVESVSSERGSTTDTENYTPIDHIQYTSTEIKEESVSCNGGDLTDINIYTPTDHTQYTSTPIKDELTSHEGGNLAGTDINTQYPSTHIKVESVSCDGGNFIVNDIYAFTFTGEYIEGSGNVQEIMKPPQLAQGSKYIKFTAPSSQSVKTMYTCPVCQRSFNNHGNLVKHREAHKGKKPTCSICWEQFLSQSDLLVHQIQSHKIDKSTRDPPKARKSTCSKCGAQFSFKSDLLAHRKVHKIDKYLYCSECNKQFSCNSQLVIHRRIHTGEKPFACPKCGKQFSNKSNLAEHMRVHMGSKPFPCSDCGKCFSRKDNLISHQQKHAGDKTLTCSDCGRWFVNHHKFVKHQKFCALEKPFSCPDCGKSFTHNAFLLRHQRCHVDEKPYICSDCGKCFIRHGELVKHLRIHTGEKPFICSDCGKHFSTGSGLINHRKIHATEKPFECSQCGCSFKQKNHLIIHQRVHTGEKPYTCADCNKGFTTKSNFNIHRKIHTVRRQLSCPKCAKHFPYKSQLKKHLKIHEGNISDDAQ; this is translated from the coding sequence ATGTATACACCAATATATCATGAACAAAATACATCTAGTCATATTAAGGAGGAATCAGCCTCATGTGAGGGAGGAGACCTCACAGACGCTGACATGTATACAACCAcaggtcatacacagtatacatctactcatattatGGAGGAACctgtctcatgtgatggaggagacctcacacacactgatatgtatacacccacatatcatacacagtatacatctactcatagTAAGGAGGAACctgtctcatgtgatggaggagacctcgcacacactgacatgtatacacccacaggtcatacacagtatacatctactcatattaaggTGGAATCAGTCTCATCTGAAAGAGGAAGCACCACAGACACTGAGAATTATACTCCCATagatcatatacagtatacatctacTGAGATTAAGGAGGAATCAGTCTCATGTAATGGAGGAGACCTTACAGACATCAACATTtatacacccacagatcatacGCAGTATACATCTACTCCTATTAAGGACGAACTAACCTCACATGAAGGAGGAAACCTCGCAGGCACTGACATTAATACACAATATCCATCTACTCATATTAAGGTGGAATCTGTCTCGTGTGATGGAGGAAATTTCATAGTAAATGACATTTATGCCTTTACATTTACTGGGGAATATATTGAAGGGAGTGGAAATGTTCAAGAAATAATGAAGCCCCCACAATTAGCGCAAGGAAGCAAGTATATTAAATTCACAGCTCCATCTTCTCAAAGCGTTAAGACAATGTACACatgcccagtctgccagagaaGTTTCAATAACCACGGGAATCTTGTGAAACATCGGGAAGCCCACAAAGGAAAAAAGCCGACTTGTTCAATTTGCTGGGAACAGTTCTTGTCCCAGTCAGACCTGTTGGTCCATCAGATCCAGTCCCACAAAATCGACAAATCCACACGAGATCCTCCGAAAGCAAGAAAATCAACTTGTTCAAAGTGTGGAGCACAGTTCTCTTTCAAGAGTGACCTGTTGGCTCACCGAAAAGTGCACAAAATTGATAAATACCTTTACTGTTCCGAATGCAACAAGCAGTTTTCCTGCAACTCCCAACTGGTAATTCATCGGAGAATCCACACCGGGGAAAAACCCTTTGCGTGTCCTAAGTGCGGGAAGCAATTCTCCAATAAATCAAACCTTGCAGAACATATGAGAGTTCACATGGGATCTAAACCTTTTCCTTGCTCAGACTGTGGGAAGTGTTTTTCTAGGAAGGACAACCTTATAAGCCACCAGCAGAAGCATGCGGGGGACAAAACATTGACATGCTCTGACTGTGGGAGGTGGTTCGTTAATCACCACAAATTTGTGAAGCACCAGAAGTTTTGCGCGTTGGAGAAGCCATTCTCTTGCCCCGACTGTGGCAAAAGTTTTACCCACAATGCATTTCTTCTCAGGCACCAGCGATGCCACGTGGATGAAAAGCCTTACATCTGTTCCGACTGTGGGAAGTGTTTCATTCGGCATGGAGAACTTGTGAAGCATCTAAGAAtacacaccggagagaagccattcaTATGCTCCGATTGTGGCAAGCACTTTAGCACGGGTTCCGGTCTTATAAACCACCGAAAAATCCACGCCACTGAGAAGCCATTTGAATGTTCCCAGTGTGGCTGCAGTTTCAAGCAGAAAAACCATCTGATCATCCACCAGAGGgttcacacaggagaaaaaccttATACTTGTGCCGACTGCAATAAAGGATTTACTACTAAGTCAAACTTCAACATACATCGGAAGATTCACACAGTCAGAAGGCAGCTTTCATGCCCCAAATGCGCTAAGCACTTTCCCTATAAAAGTCAgctaaaaaaacatttaaaaatccaTGAAGGTAATATATCTGACGATGCTCAGTAG